A window of Coturnix japonica isolate 7356 chromosome 2, Coturnix japonica 2.1, whole genome shotgun sequence contains these coding sequences:
- the IMPA1 gene encoding inositol monophosphatase 1 isoform X5 has translation MADPWQECMDYAVTLAKKAGEIIRGALKEEKSIMIKSSPVDLVTETDQKVENFIISLIKEKYPSHSFIGEESVAAGGGSILTDNPTWIIDPIDGTTNFVHRFPFVAVSIGFVVNKKIEFGIVYSCVEDKMYTARKGKGAFCNGQKLKVSGQEDITKSLLVTELGSNRDPETIKIVLSNMERLLSIPIHGIRAVGTAAVNMCLVAAGGADAYYEMGIHCWDMAGAGIIITEAGGVLLDVSGGPFDLMSRRIIAASSRPIAERIAKALQIIPLKRDDATD, from the exons ATAATCCGTGGAGcactcaaagaagaaaaatccattatGATTAAAAGTTCCCCAGTAGATCTAGTGACTGAAACTGATCAGAAAGTGGAAAACTTCATTATCTCCTTGATAAAAGAAAAGTATCCTTCTCACAG CTTTATTGGAGAAGAATCAGTTGCAGCTGGAGGGGGCAGCATTTTGACGGATAACCCCACGTGGATTATAGACCCTATTGATGGAACTACCAACTTCGTACACAG gtttCCCTTTGTGGCAGTTTCAATTGGCTTTGTTGTAAACAAAAAG ATAGAGTTTGGAATTGTGTATAGCTGTGTTGAAGACAAGATGTACActgccagaaaaggaaaaggggcaTTTTGCAATGGGCAGAAACTGAAAGTGTCAGGCCAAGAAG acattACAAAATCCCTTCTAGTGACAGAATTGGGATCAAATCGTGATCCAGAGACTATAAAAATCGTTCTTTCTAACATGGAAAGACTCCTCAGTATTCCTATTCATGG GATTAGAGCCGTTGGTACAGCAGCTGTGAACATGTGCCTTGTGGCAGCGGGTGGAGCTGATGCCTATTATGAAATGGGGATTCACTGCTGGGATATGGCAGGGGCTGGAATCATTATCACTGAAGCAGGCGGTGTACTCCTGGATGTATCAG gCGGACCATTTGATTTGATGTCTCGGAGAATAATTGCAGCAAGCAGTCGACCTATTGCAGAGAGAATAGCCAAAGCACTTCAGATAATTCCTCTGAAAAGAGATGATGCAACTGACTGA